The Lebetimonas natsushimae genomic sequence GGAACATCAGGATAAAGATTTGCATACCGGGTAATAAGTCCAAACTGAGTGGCAAATACGCTTATTTTTGCATTTGCAGCTATTTTAAAAAGATGTTCAGGACTGTTGTCATCTTCCGCTATGCCATCTCCGTAAAAATCATTGTTTAAATGTTCAATTTTCTGGTCGCCCGCAAAAAGCATAAGTCTTCCGGTATTATTGGTGATTTCTAAAAAATTTTTTAAAAATTCCTCTCTTTTACCTATCGGCACATCTGCCGGGATATATTTTTTCATTTCCATTTCCTTAAAAGTTTTATTTATTGTAACGCTTTTTTTCTTAACTTTTGCTTAAACTATATTATTAATCCATAAATTATATTGATAAATCCTAAAAAAATTAAAAATAAACTGGCTTTTAAAGTAATTTTTTTACTGAAAATATAAGAATAAATAGCTTTTAAAATATTGTTACTTCCTGCAGCAATTATGATTGCACTTGCGATTTCGTTTATTGTAACTGAAAATTTTCCTGTAAGAAGTGATAAAATAAACGGGTCTATATCCGTAAATCCAACTGTAAATGAAAGAATTTTAAGTCCGATGTTTCCATAATTCAATGTTACAAATTTGGTAATTAAAATCATTAAAATAAAAAGAAGTGCAAAAACAAAAGCTGTGCCAAGTTCAAGAGGGTTTCTGTCATCAATTGGGGCCTGTATTGTGGATTCGGATTTATACAGTAAAAGTGAAATTATTATACCAATCAATGAAAATATTAAAAAAGGAACAAATAAGTTATAAAAAACAGTTTGATTAAATATAAACGCAATTACCAAAATTCTTATATACATCATTGAGGTTGCAAGAATAATAGATGAATTTATAATATTCAAAATATTTTCGTTTGCATTAATGCTGAAAGCTTTTTTTGCCAAAACAACGGTTGTGGCGGTAGATGAATAAAGCCCTCCGAAAATTCCTGTAATTAAGAATGATTTATTTTTAAAAAGAAATTTCTGGGCAATGTAACTAAAATAAGATATAGATGAAATAATTACAACTATTAGCCAGATTTTAAAAGGGGATATCTCCAAGAATTTAATTGGGGTTTTAGGTAAAACAGGTAAAATTACTGCACTTAAAAGAATAAATTTTCCAAAGGTTTCTATTTCTGTTTGATTAATTTGAGAAAAAATATTTTTTGCATGTGATTTATAATTTAAAATAAACACAATTGATACAAAAATAATTGCAACAATCCATATATTATTTGTTTTAAATAAAATACCAGAATATGAATAAACAAGGGAAATTATTAAAAAAGAAAGAATTGAAGTTCTTAAATTTTGATTTTTAAAATAATAATGGATTGCGTAAAGCAATGTTATGGAAAAAAAACCTAAAATATAGAGATTTATATTAATTTTATAAAACACAAATCCCAAAATTCCTATAAATGTTGAAGTTCGGGTGGAACCGAAATGAGGCTTTTGGATTCCCTTTGAAATTCTGTATGTTTTAAGTTCTAGTCCGGTTAAAAAGGAAAAAACCAGAACTATTAGAAAATATAACAAATCAAGTGGGATCATAATACCTCTTCATGTCTTGTTTTTCTGTAATATGCCAAAACCAATAATTTTACATTGTCATTTATCATAAACCAAGTTAACGCATATATCCATGAAAAAATCCCCCATGCCCATCCAATTGGCGTCATTAGTCCAAAACCGTATACGGCTATAATTGTACCAATTACCCTTGTTGAAAATGTTGCACCAAAAAGAATTAAACTTGGATATGGTTTTTCATAAAAATGACCTGCTATACGGGTATTGTAAATTGTTCCGTGACCTTTAATAGTGAGTTTTGCGAAAATGACGGATTGAACCCAGCTTATATAACTTTGTGGATCATTTACATTTACCCACTCAGGTATCATTGGCATAAAAAGCGGTGAATTTGGGTGATTTTTTAAATAAACCATTAAAAGATAAAAAATCAAAAAGCTGCTTATCACACCCGCAATTCCAAGATATGTGGAAAGAACCAACATTTCGTGCATTAACCATCTTACTGGTTTTTTTCTTATTTTTGTATTGTCATAAGCTATTGCGAGAATCGGGATATCATTAAGCAAGGCTAAAATAATAATCATTAAAGCCGTAAGGGGATAAAAATTAAACACAACAATAGCCAAAGTCATAAATGCAATAATTCTTATAGTCTCAGCGATTCTAAAAACGGTATAGCTTTTCATTCTCTCAAATGTAATTCTGGCTTCCTTAATTGCATCAACTATTACTTTAAGTCCGGGTGCCATAAGGATAATATCAGCAGCAGCCCTTGCCGCATCTGTTGCACCGCTTACGGCAATTCCCGTATCTGCTTTTCTAAGTGCCGGGGCGTCATTTACACCGTCTCCTGTCATACCTACGATATGGTCTGCTTTTTGAAGCTCATCCACTATAAAATATTTATCTTCTGGAAATACTTCTGCAAATCCGTTTGCTTCTTCTATTATTTTTATAATTTCACTTTCATGTCTTTTAACTGAACCTTTTACCAGTTTTTTAGATTTTTCTATTTCTTCTTTAACTAGTTTTACTACTTCTTTTACTTTTTGATTGATTTCTTCTTCACTTAGATTAAGAGTTTTCAAAAGCGCTTTTGAAATAACTTCAGCTAATATTACATATTCATCATTTTTTTCGTTTTTAAGTTCCCTGATTGAATAAATGTTTTCGCCAATACCCAGAATTTTGGCTATGTATTTTGCAACGGCCACATTGTCGCCTGTGACCATTTTAACTTCCACGCCTTTTGATTTTGCTTCTTCGATTGCCTCTTTGCTGTCAACCCGAGGCGGGTCAAACAGAGGAATAAGACCTATAAAATTAAATGCATTTTCTTCTTTTAATTTATATGCGACTCCCAGTGTTCTAAATCCGTCCTGGGCAAATTCTTCCACTTTATTGTATGCTTTTTGCTTTTCTGAATTAGTTAAATTGCACATTTCTATAATCACCTGAGGGGCACCCTTTGTGACTATCATTTCTTTATTTTCTATTTTTATATACGCCTCGGTTCTTTTCCTGACAGGATCAAACGGGATAAATTTGATAAGTTCAAATTTCGGAATTTGAAGATTATGTTTTTCGGCCCATTCAAAAATAGGTTTTTCTATAGGGTCGTTATTTTCTTTTTTACTGGCCAAAACTGCATAAAGAATAACTTCTTCTTGTTTTTTCCCATCTTCAGCATAAATATCACCGACTGTCATTTTATTTTGTGTAAGAGTTCCAGTTTTGTCCGAACACAATACATCCATTCCGGCCATTTCCTCAATAGCCGCAAGTCTTGAAACAATTGCCTGTTTTTTGGCAAGATTAAGAGCTCCTACCGCCATTACTACTGTTAAAACTGTTGGAAGTGCCACAGGAATTGCGGCAACTGTTAGAACGAGTGAGAATTCGAGTAAATCAAAAATAGGGTCTCCTCTTTTGATACCTGCAAAAATAATAATTGCTACTAAAAACACAGTAATAATAATTAAAAAGTTTCCGACTTTTATTACCATTTGTTGGAAATGGCTTCTTTGTTTTTCCTGGGCTTTTGCAACAAGTTTTACTGTTTTTCCAAAATATGTGTTAAGTCCTGTTCCGACAACAATTGCAATCATTTCACCTTGTTTTACGATTGAGTTTGAATACGCTGCGTCTCCGGGTTTTTTATTTACAGGCAGACTCTCACCCGTTAGGGCGGATTGGTCAACTGAAATATAATCGCCCCCGCCGGCTAATTTTACATCAGCTGGGATAATATCTCCTATTTTTATTTTTATAATATCCCCTGGAACCAGTTCTTTTGCCAGAATCTCCTGCCATTTTCCATCTCTTAAAACAAGAGCTTTTCTGGCGAGTTTTTTCTTTAATACCTCAATAGCATTTAAGGCTTTATGTTCCTGGTAAAAGTCAAGTCCGGCATTTACAAAAAGCATTATCATAATAATGGTAAAATCTTCCCATTTATGAACAAGTGCACTTAAAATTGCCGCAATTTCAATCATCCATGGAATCGGTCCCCAAAATCTCCTAAATATTCTGTGCCACAGCGGCTCTTTATACTCAGGTATTTCATTAAGACCGTATTTTTGAAGTCTTTTTTTAGCTTCTTCGCTATTTAAACCTTTTTGTAAATCGGTTTCAAATTTTTTGAGAGTTTCTTCAATACTTAAATTTTTTACTTCATCAACCGGTATAGCCATTTTATTTTACCCTCCTTAACACTCTGTCAATTGCTTCTGAGAAAGTCGGATGAGGAAATACTGCTTTTTGCAATATGTCTTTATCCATTTCACCTGCTAAGGCAGCACTTATTATTCCGATAATTTCCTCAGCATTTGGAGCAAAAATTTCAGCTCCGTTTATAAAGTTTTCTTCATCTGTATATAAAATTACCATTCCGTTATCGCTGTTTAATACAGCCCCGCTGATTCCAAGACGGTTTAGTGTAAATATTGTTTTTTTACCTTCCATTTTACCTGCAGCTGCATAACTTAGAGGCATTGTATAGATAAATTTTGGAATATTATCAAGGTTTAGTTTTTCTTTTTTGCCTAAAATCTGATTTGCTACGTTAAGAGCCTGGGCTCTTGCGGCGTGGGCTAGCATTAATTTTGCATTTACATCACCTATTGCAAAAACGTTTTGCATAGAAGTTTCAAAATAATCATTCGTATCAATTCCTTTTGAAATTTTGATTTTATTAGTCTTTATTGCCCATGTATTTGGAATTCTTCCAGTTGCTACTAAAAGCATATCTGCAGTTAGTTTTCCGTTATTGGTTTCCATTTCCACTTTTTTGTTTACGGTTGCTTTTGTTATGGAAGTGTTGGCAACTAAATTGACCCCGATTGATTTTAACTGCTCTTCCATTTTTTCTACAATTTCAGAAGCTATTTTTTTTGAAATATGTTCATGTCTATAAATTAAATCAACTTTGCTTCCAAGTGCGGTAAAATATCCCGCAAATTCTAGCCCAATCGGACCGCTTCCGTAAATTGCAATGTGTTTTGGTAAGTTAGTTAAAGAAAAAACATCTTTTGAAGTTATTATTTTTTTGTTGTCAACTTCTATTCCTTCAGGAATTCTCGGATGAGAACCTGTCCCGATTATTATATATTTGGCCTGCAGTGTTTCCCCGTTTACTTCAACTCCGTCATCCGTAACATATCCTGTGCCTTCAATTATCTCAACTCCTGCCGCTTTTAACTGCATTAAAACGCCGTTTGTATTTTTTTTAATTTTCTCAAATGTTTTATTCAAAAGTTTATCTACATTAATTTTTGCTTTTTGTGTAAATACATCTTCACTTGATTCTAAAACTGTTTTGGCACGATGGAGCAGGTTTTTAGAAGGAATACATCCCAAATGAAGGCAGTTTCCCCCTAAAAAATTTAAATCTTTTTCTATTAAAGTGACTTTTTTCCCAGCTTTTGCCAAAACAACAGCGGCAGCATAATTCAACCCTCCACCAAGGCATATAACATCTCTCATTGTATCTCCTTAATTTCAACTTTCAAATCATTGACAAATTTTGCCGCTTGAGTCCCATTTATAATTCTGTGGTCAAATGTAAAAGTAACTTTCATTTTTCCGTCAATTAAACTTCCAACTGCCATAATTCCGGCATCTTTATCATTAATAAGTGCAGTAAATCTTTTGACTTTAAACATTCCAAGATTGCTTAAGCCAAAAGTTGAACCAGTCAAATCTTCAATTGTTAATCTTTTAGTTTTTATTTCTTTTAGCCAATCATTTATTTCGGCTAAGCTTTTATCTTCTGCATTTTTAATAACGCACATAAAAAGTCCGTCATCTCTTGCTACGGCCACTGAAATATTAGAAGAAGGGTAGGTTAAAAGTTTATTTTCTTTTAATATACTTCGTGTTAATGGATTTTTTTGCATTGTATTTGCTAATGCTTTTATTAAATATGCAGTTAGTTTATATTCTCCTTTTTGTAAAGATATTTCATCAAACATAAAAAAAGTTGGTTTAGTTATGGAATTTTCGACATTTTTAACAACGGCTAACTGATTGGGGCTAAGTTTTGTAATTTTAGCAATGTTATTTTCTTTTATATAATTTAAAACTTCGTTTTCTCTTATTTTATGGTTTAGTTTAAAGTTTTCTATATCAATATTATATTCTTTAATAAGTTTTGCCGCTTTTTTTGTAAAATATCGGTTTATTAAATATTCGTCAATATCTTTTTCGTGTGCCGGTTTAGCAAGAGCATTTTCGTTTTGTAGTTTTTCTATGTCGATATTGAATTTTTTAGCTTTTTGTTTAGCTGCAGGAGAAGCATTTCCTGAAATTGATTTTTCGGTTGAAGAAGTCAATTCAGAGATTAATTTGTCAATATCTATTTCTTCTTTTTTTTCCGGTGCTTTTTTTAATTTTTCATTTTTTAATTTTCCATTCTCCATTTTCAATTTTACATTGTCTTTTTCACTTTTCACTTTCAATTTTTCATTATTTTTTGCTTCAGTTTCAATTACGGCAATAACGCTTTTTACCGGAACTTCCTCACCAACACCAGCTAAAATTTTTTTAACTTTTCCGTTTACAAAACTTTCAATATCCATTGTTGCTTTATCGCTTTCCACTTCAACTAGTTTATTGCCTTTTTTTACAAAATCCCCCTCTTTTACATACCATTTGATAATTTTACCTTTATCCATTGTATCGGAGAGTATTGGCATTGTTACTTTATATTCCATTTTCGGCCTTCCATTTAAGGATTTTTGTTACAATCTTATCCGGAGTAGGGATAGAAGCAAGTTCTAGTTTTCTATTGTATGGAATCGGTACATCCTCTCCTGCAATTCTAAGAATTGGAGCGTCTAAATCGTAAAAACAATTTTCCATAATTTGAGCAGCTATTTCAGCTCCCATTCCACCTGTTTTATGGTCTTCTTCCACAATTACGCATTTTTTGGTTTTTTTAATGGACTTGGCAATTGTTTCAATATCAATTGGACGAAGTGAATTTAAATCAATAATCTCCGCATCAATTCCGGCTTTTGCAAGTTCCTTTTCAGCCTCTATTACATCGTATCTCATTTTAAAATAAGTTACAATTGTCAAATCTTTTCCTTCTTTTACGATTTCCGCCTTAAAAGGATTAAAATCTTTAACTTCCCTAAATTCCATATCTACAGGATATAGCAGTTCATGTTCAAGAAAAATTACCGGGTCGTTGCTGAAAATTGCCCACTTCAAAGCATGATAAGCATAAGTCGCGTTGCTTGCGCATAAAACATAAAGTCCGGGAACAGAGCTAAGCATTGTTTCATAATTTTCGCTGTGCTGTGCGGCAAGCTGGCGTGAAACACCTCCTGCCATTCTGATGGTAAGAGGCAGAGTTATTTTCCCTCCGCTCATATATCTGAGTTTACTTGCATGATTTATTATCTGGTCAAAAGCTAAAAGTGAAAAATTTTCTGTCATAATTTCTGCAATAGGTCTTAATCCTCCTATTGCCATACCTATTGCGTTTCCCACAATGCTAAGTTCTGCAATAGGAGTATCTATTACTCTTTTTTCCCCGTATTTGCTTATAAGTCCTTCACTTACCCTATAGCTTCCCCCGTATCTTCCTACATCTTCGCCTAAAATTACAACACTTTCGTCTTTTTCCATTGCTTCATCAATAGCCCTGTTTAACGCCTCACGATACAACATTTTCACACTCCTTGCAATATACATCCGTATGTAATTCTTCAATTTCCGGTTCAGGGGAATTTGCCGCAAATTCCACAGCTTCAGCTATTTCTTTTTCTATTTTTTTATCTGTTTCATCAAAAAACTCTTTTTCCACAATACCAAGTTTTAATGCTTTGTTTTTAAGATTTTCAATTGGGTCCCTTCTTTTGAAAATTTCCATCTCTTCTTCGCTTCTGTATTTTCCATTGTCACTCATAGAGTGTCCCTCAAATCTGTATGTTTCAGCCTCTATAAAATACGGACCAAGCCCGTTTTCAATATATTCTTTTGCTTTCATAACTTCATTATAAACCTCAAATACATCCATTCCGTTAATTCTTACACTTGGCATATAATTTTTTGCCTTGTTGTAAAGTTCTTCAAAAGGAGAGACCCATCCGATTCTTGTTCCTATGGCATAATAATTATTTTCTATAAAAAATATAATAGGAAGTTTCCAGGCGGCTGCTAAATTTATGCTTTCAAAAAAAGCGCCCCCGTTTGTGGCTCCGTCTCCTCCTATTGCAAAAACTCCCGCATTTTCGCCTTCTAGTTTTCTGGCATATGCGCATCCCACAGCCATAGGAAACTGACCTCCTACTATTGCATCACCACCGTAAAAACTTAAGTTTGGCTCAAAAAGGTGCATACTACCGCCTTTTCCTTTACTTATACCTGTTTTTTTGCCAAAAAGCTCAGCCATAATAACTTTAGGGTCCATTCCCCTTGCAATTGCTAAAACATGCTCTCTGTAATGGGTAAAAACGTCCCCTTTGTCAAAAGCCTGCATTGTCCCAACACTTACAGCTTCCTGACCGATGTCAAGATGTAAAAATCCAGCAATATTTCCTTTCATATACTCTTCTTTTGCCGCTTCTTCAAATCTGCGGCCAAGTTTCATAAGATAATAAAATGTTTTAACTTCACTAGCCTTCATTGCTAAACTCCTTTATTGCATCAAGCAGAGGTATCATATACATAAGCGCAGGGCCCCCGTGCATTAATACAGCCTGAAATCCTGCATCCAAAATTTCATCTTTGCTGGCTCCGAGTTGTATTGCATTTTTTGTATGAAAGGCTATACACCATTCACACTGCGCTGCAACTGCAAGGGCAACATTTATAAGCTCTTTATTTTTAGCGCTTATTGCAGAATCCTTTTCTGCCCTTTGCAGAAAATTTAAAAAAGCTTGAATTTCTTCAGGTTTATTATTTTTAAGTTCTTCCAATAATTCTCCAATTTGCTGAAGTTTTTCTTTCATTTTCCACCCCTTAAAAGTTTTATATATTGTAACTCTTTAAACTTAATATATTCTTAATTTTGATAAAATAATAAAAAGGATTGAATTGAAAAAAATTATTATTTTAATTTCGTTAATTTTTAATATAATCTTTGCTTACACTTTTAATCAAGAAAAAAATTTTTCCACTAAATCACCTTATTGTTTAGATAAATTCAAATTTATTTTAAACATTTCTAAACTTCAGGCACCTAAAAGTAAATTTGATTCTGAATATTCTACTTATTATGGAAAATTTGAAGGAATTTATAATAAATATTTTTACTTGGAAAATAATAACTATATGACTTTTTATATATGTGAAAAGAATGAAAATGAACACAGAAGAAGCGAGCTTAGATTTAGGAATGATTTTAAAGTCAGTGAAAATCACTATTTAAAGGTAAGGGTGAAAATTTTGCCTTTAAATGAAAAAAAGGAATTTACTTTTTTACAGATTCATGCAGATGCTCATTACGACAATACTCCTAATAAGCCACTTTTAAGAGTGATATGGAGGAAAGAATACAATGGTTTGAAAGATCATTTATGGGTAATTATAAGAGATAGTAATGAAAATAATGTAGAATATTTAAAAATCGATTTAGGAAAAAGACCTGAGAATTTTTTTAATATCGTTGTTAAAGTTAAAGAATCAAAACTTTATGTTTTTTTAAATGGTAAGAAAAAAGTTGGTATTGATGTAAGTTTTTGGAAAAAATATAATAACTATTTTAAAGCAGGGGTTTATTTGCAGGGAAGGGGATGTGCAAAAGTGTTGTTTGATAAGTTATGGATTAAATAATTATAAAATTTTCACCGCTTCTTCAAGAGAAGTAAAAAATAATTTATTTTCTTTTTGAAGATATTCAATCGCTTCGGTAAAACTTTCATTTCCGAGTAAAATCGGGATATATTTATCACTGTCTAATATTTTTACAACAGAAAGGGCATCCGTCATAAATTGGGGAGTAATAATTATAAAAATTAAATCAGCCAAATCTTTTACAATTTCAAGGGTGTCTTTGTATCTTTTGCTTGTTGCATCACCTATTATATCAATCGGATTATTATGAGACCAGGTGGGAGGTAAAACTTTGTTTAATTTTTCAAAGGTTTTACTGTCAAGCTTTTTAATTTTTGCTTTTTGAGATACTAAATCTGTAAGAATTGTACCGGGCCCTCCCGCATTTGTAACAATTATTATTTCTTTTGCACTAAATTTTGGTGAAAAAATCAGGCTTTCAACTGAATCTTTAAAAATCGCCCCTGCATTTTCACTTAATATTTTAAACATTTCAAAATTACCCGCCAGATTACCGGTGTGTGAAAATGCCGCTTTTTTTGCAGCTTCGCTTTTTCCAGCTTTAAAGACAAAAATTTCTTTTTTTGAATTTCTGATAGCCTTTAAAAATTCTTTTCCGTATTGTATGCCTTCGGCATAAATGGATATTGTTTTACAGCTTTTTTGATTGTTAAGTTCATTTATGGCATTTGCAAAGTTAAAATCCGCCATGTTTCCCATGGAAATAATATGTGAAAAACCTATTTTATAAGCTGCCGCTTTATCCATTATTGCGGTTAAAACCGCCCCTGATTGTGAAATAATACCTATATCTCCTTTAAACACAGAGCTTTTTGCAAAAGTTAGATTTAAATTTTTATCCCCGTTATATATTCCGAGACAGTTTGGCCCTACAATGTTTAACTCATATTTAAGGGCTAATTCTTTTAATTTTTTTTCTCCTTCTATATTTCCCGCTTCTTTAAATCCGGCAGAAATAATTACAAAATTTTTACAGCCTTTTTTTGCCATTTTTTCAACTGTCTCTAAGACAAACTGGGTAGGAATTGCAATTACGGATGTGTCTATATGAGGCAGTTCATCAATAGAATGATGAACTTTTTTGTTAAACAGTGTATTTAAATGTGGGTTTACAAAATAAATATTTGCACTAGAATTTAAGGAATTTTTGGCAATTGCGTACCCCACTTTTTCTTTTTTATCTGTTGCTCCAAATATTGCTATATTTTCATTTTGAAATATTGAATGTGTTTTGGGATAAAAGATTTTTTTATTTTTTTTGCCTTCTTTAATTCTTATGTCAACTGCATATGCCCCTTTTTCATTTACAATCAAAGGATTAATATCGAATTCTGTAATCTCTTCGTTGTTAAACATAAGCTGGAGATTTTTAATTACATCGATTACTGCTTTTAAATTATATTTTTTGCCCCTGAATTCCGGGAAAATTTTTGATATTTTTGTTTTTTTAATGGCTTTTATTATTTCTTCTTCATTTGCGTTTGTATCAATGTATGTTATATCCTTTTCAATTTCAACTAAAATTCCACCTTTTCCAAAAATTAAAACTTCTTCAAAAATTTCATTAAATTTACCCCCTATAATTAATTCAATTCCTTTAACTTCTTCTTGAATAAGAAAATTAGTGTTTTCATTAACTTCAATATTATGTTTTTTAAGATTGTCTAAAATAATATCTTTTGCCTTGTTTAATTCATCATTATTTAAAATATTTGTAATTACACCTCCAACTTCACTTTTATGAATAGGCAAATCTATTTTTAAAACGCAGGGAAATATGTCAAATCCAAGGGTTTCATTGATTTTTATTCTTTTTTCTTTCGGAGTTGGAATTTTATATTTTTGTATTAAGTTCATGTTATTCCTTTCCCATTAGAGGATATGCCAGTTTTAAAAGTTTTTCATCAAGTCTGTAAGTAGAATTTTCAATTTCTTCCAAATCCCTTAAAACAAATTTATCATC encodes the following:
- a CDS encoding MgtC/SapB family protein, producing MIPLDLLYFLIVLVFSFLTGLELKTYRISKGIQKPHFGSTRTSTFIGILGFVFYKININLYILGFFSITLLYAIHYYFKNQNLRTSILSFLIISLVYSYSGILFKTNNIWIVAIIFVSIVFILNYKSHAKNIFSQINQTEIETFGKFILLSAVILPVLPKTPIKFLEISPFKIWLIVVIISSISYFSYIAQKFLFKNKSFLITGIFGGLYSSTATTVVLAKKAFSINANENILNIINSSIILATSMMYIRILVIAFIFNQTVFYNLFVPFLIFSLIGIIISLLLYKSESTIQAPIDDRNPLELGTAFVFALLFILMILITKFVTLNYGNIGLKILSFTVGFTDIDPFILSLLTGKFSVTINEIASAIIIAAGSNNILKAIYSYIFSKKITLKASLFLIFLGFINIIYGLII
- a CDS encoding plasma-membrane proton-efflux P-type ATPase; translation: MAIPVDEVKNLSIEETLKKFETDLQKGLNSEEAKKRLQKYGLNEIPEYKEPLWHRIFRRFWGPIPWMIEIAAILSALVHKWEDFTIIMIMLFVNAGLDFYQEHKALNAIEVLKKKLARKALVLRDGKWQEILAKELVPGDIIKIKIGDIIPADVKLAGGGDYISVDQSALTGESLPVNKKPGDAAYSNSIVKQGEMIAIVVGTGLNTYFGKTVKLVAKAQEKQRSHFQQMVIKVGNFLIIITVFLVAIIIFAGIKRGDPIFDLLEFSLVLTVAAIPVALPTVLTVVMAVGALNLAKKQAIVSRLAAIEEMAGMDVLCSDKTGTLTQNKMTVGDIYAEDGKKQEEVILYAVLASKKENNDPIEKPIFEWAEKHNLQIPKFELIKFIPFDPVRKRTEAYIKIENKEMIVTKGAPQVIIEMCNLTNSEKQKAYNKVEEFAQDGFRTLGVAYKLKEENAFNFIGLIPLFDPPRVDSKEAIEEAKSKGVEVKMVTGDNVAVAKYIAKILGIGENIYSIRELKNEKNDEYVILAEVISKALLKTLNLSEEEINQKVKEVVKLVKEEIEKSKKLVKGSVKRHESEIIKIIEEANGFAEVFPEDKYFIVDELQKADHIVGMTGDGVNDAPALRKADTGIAVSGATDAARAAADIILMAPGLKVIVDAIKEARITFERMKSYTVFRIAETIRIIAFMTLAIVVFNFYPLTALMIIILALLNDIPILAIAYDNTKIRKKPVRWLMHEMLVLSTYLGIAGVISSFLIFYLLMVYLKNHPNSPLFMPMIPEWVNVNDPQSYISWVQSVIFAKLTIKGHGTIYNTRIAGHFYEKPYPSLILFGATFSTRVIGTIIAVYGFGLMTPIGWAWGIFSWIYALTWFMINDNVKLLVLAYYRKTRHEEVL
- a CDS encoding dihydrolipoyl dehydrogenase family protein, which encodes MRDVICLGGGLNYAAAVVLAKAGKKVTLIEKDLNFLGGNCLHLGCIPSKNLLHRAKTVLESSEDVFTQKAKINVDKLLNKTFEKIKKNTNGVLMQLKAAGVEIIEGTGYVTDDGVEVNGETLQAKYIIIGTGSHPRIPEGIEVDNKKIITSKDVFSLTNLPKHIAIYGSGPIGLEFAGYFTALGSKVDLIYRHEHISKKIASEIVEKMEEQLKSIGVNLVANTSITKATVNKKVEMETNNGKLTADMLLVATGRIPNTWAIKTNKIKISKGIDTNDYFETSMQNVFAIGDVNAKLMLAHAARAQALNVANQILGKKEKLNLDNIPKFIYTMPLSYAAAGKMEGKKTIFTLNRLGISGAVLNSDNGMVILYTDEENFINGAEIFAPNAEEIIGIISAALAGEMDKDILQKAVFPHPTFSEAIDRVLRRVK
- a CDS encoding dihydrolipoamide acetyltransferase family protein, which codes for MEYKVTMPILSDTMDKGKIIKWYVKEGDFVKKGNKLVEVESDKATMDIESFVNGKVKKILAGVGEEVPVKSVIAVIETEAKNNEKLKVKSEKDNVKLKMENGKLKNEKLKKAPEKKEEIDIDKLISELTSSTEKSISGNASPAAKQKAKKFNIDIEKLQNENALAKPAHEKDIDEYLINRYFTKKAAKLIKEYNIDIENFKLNHKIRENEVLNYIKENNIAKITKLSPNQLAVVKNVENSITKPTFFMFDEISLQKGEYKLTAYLIKALANTMQKNPLTRSILKENKLLTYPSSNISVAVARDDGLFMCVIKNAEDKSLAEINDWLKEIKTKRLTIEDLTGSTFGLSNLGMFKVKRFTALINDKDAGIMAVGSLIDGKMKVTFTFDHRIINGTQAAKFVNDLKVEIKEIQ
- a CDS encoding alpha-ketoacid dehydrogenase subunit beta, with the protein product MLYREALNRAIDEAMEKDESVVILGEDVGRYGGSYRVSEGLISKYGEKRVIDTPIAELSIVGNAIGMAIGGLRPIAEIMTENFSLLAFDQIINHASKLRYMSGGKITLPLTIRMAGGVSRQLAAQHSENYETMLSSVPGLYVLCASNATYAYHALKWAIFSNDPVIFLEHELLYPVDMEFREVKDFNPFKAEIVKEGKDLTIVTYFKMRYDVIEAEKELAKAGIDAEIIDLNSLRPIDIETIAKSIKKTKKCVIVEEDHKTGGMGAEIAAQIMENCFYDLDAPILRIAGEDVPIPYNRKLELASIPTPDKIVTKILKWKAENGI
- a CDS encoding thiamine pyrophosphate-dependent dehydrogenase E1 component subunit alpha, encoding MKASEVKTFYYLMKLGRRFEEAAKEEYMKGNIAGFLHLDIGQEAVSVGTMQAFDKGDVFTHYREHVLAIARGMDPKVIMAELFGKKTGISKGKGGSMHLFEPNLSFYGGDAIVGGQFPMAVGCAYARKLEGENAGVFAIGGDGATNGGAFFESINLAAAWKLPIIFFIENNYYAIGTRIGWVSPFEELYNKAKNYMPSVRINGMDVFEVYNEVMKAKEYIENGLGPYFIEAETYRFEGHSMSDNGKYRSEEEMEIFKRRDPIENLKNKALKLGIVEKEFFDETDKKIEKEIAEAVEFAANSPEPEIEELHTDVYCKECENVVS
- a CDS encoding carboxymuconolactone decarboxylase family protein, encoding MKEKLQQIGELLEELKNNKPEEIQAFLNFLQRAEKDSAISAKNKELINVALAVAAQCEWCIAFHTKNAIQLGASKDEILDAGFQAVLMHGGPALMYMIPLLDAIKEFSNEG
- a CDS encoding polysaccharide lyase family 7 protein codes for the protein MKKIIILISLIFNIIFAYTFNQEKNFSTKSPYCLDKFKFILNISKLQAPKSKFDSEYSTYYGKFEGIYNKYFYLENNNYMTFYICEKNENEHRRSELRFRNDFKVSENHYLKVRVKILPLNEKKEFTFLQIHADAHYDNTPNKPLLRVIWRKEYNGLKDHLWVIIRDSNENNVEYLKIDLGKRPENFFNIVVKVKESKLYVFLNGKKKVGIDVSFWKKYNNYFKAGVYLQGRGCAKVLFDKLWIK